In Zerene cesonia ecotype Mississippi chromosome 20, Zerene_cesonia_1.1, whole genome shotgun sequence, the genomic stretch CATTAAGAGgtatttaaatgcatataattttatagtacacACCGTAGGTAATATACCTACAtgttactaataaatttaatattttaatatcaataaaacaaaggtTCATTACTTCTACTtagtgtttttctttcttcgtTCACGAATTTCTCAGAATTCTATAGTACCACAGCGTGTAGCAGAAAAGGGGTAACCTTGTATAAAATCTGCCAATTAATACCGAACTACACTTACATAAATTCGAAATTACGTTGAATCTACGCCCCACTAAATCATGCCCCACGGTCCCGGGGCCAAAGCACACGAAACGTAGCCATTAGAATGTATTGAACCACGTCGAATGATCATACTTTTCAAGTCGTTTAATTTCTGATAATCGTGCTAATATATCAAATGCTTTATGGGTTTGAGCGAGCGAAAGGGGAATATTTAAGGTTATTTATACGGTTGGTTTGTGTAAAGGTTTGTATAAGCATAGTTAACAAGTAAGTATTATAAGATTATACTCGTATCGTAAgagcttttttaaataacggaAGCAGTTCACTGTATACGGTTAAAgacatttatttctctaaataatacatttgaatCACTTACagagaaataaattgtttttacataGTATTTACTCGCTTAGCGTTATAAGTACGCCtaacaaaagaaacaaactaaaataacaataaattgagtACCCTCACGTTTCTACTactcataattaaaaagtaaactaGCGACATTCCAAAGACGGATTTATTCTAAGACTTGTGTCCTAgctaaatatgattttttcaCCTTCTaatatgtgtaatttatattcattgttgTGTATACATATCGACATATACGTTGTTCAGTTGACAAATTCATAATTGTATTCTAAGAAAAGAGCACTAACGTCCCTAGGTACCTCCCACTCACTCACTAACTCAAAATAAgatcaaatgacaacaatttcctcaGTAATCAAATCAATCAGTCAAAATCCCACTGAGTTACCCAGAATCAAAGTAAgaaaaaatgcagtcgaaaAAGGTTCTCAACCTCTTTCGCTTTGAGGACATCgtgtaaaacatatttatattcccaacaaaaataaatatgtataattgatatcagttatttaataattactactttttattaactttttatctaGACTTTAGTGGACCTGGTGGCTAATTACCGCAGCTTAATGCAGAGTGTCCAAAATAGTTTCGGCCCTCCGATAAGCCTACACCGGCCGTTAAGTTTCAAAGTTCGAACTAACGTGAAGAGGTAGTAAacctttttacattttacaactattacaaaatttctaCACTGtaattttccaaaaaatatgttgtgtaactgaaaacataaattatcaattttataaatttcctaTATTCGTATAATTAAACCTCGTTAActacgaaaataataatatgatgctattaaaagaacaagaatatatttcatgtaacATTGGGTAACGGCTTTTTAACCGACATTCTCAAACACAAAGGAGGTTCtccattacatttttttctgtttgtaaaTTAAGGAATCCGTGAGTTTTAAGATAGATAATATGAttctttttctgttttaactttaggaaattattacaatttggtCTCATTTTAGAAGATTTCtaacttataataaacactATTTTTACTTTACCTAGCAGTCAAAAACCAACCAATAAGATATCCCTAACTTTAAATCCAgagtaaaacaaaaacaataaagttaCATCCCATTTAATAAGAAAGTGTGTCgtcttgaaaataaaattctccATACATTTGTGCCGAATGTTTATGATCCAAGTTATATTATGAGATAGGAAAAACTTTTGTACCGGAGGCTAAGCGTAATCaacataattcatttaataatgaacGCAAATACGGATTATTCGCAAAGTTTGCAGTCGCCGCTTTTTgcttaaattgttaaatgatAGTACTTTAAGTTGTGcttaaatcaaacaataaGGAAACAAAGTGTTCGCGATAACagctgtaatatttttatatggaagCGTGGCGGCATAAGTTTTcagagataatttaaaaattcgagtattatattactttactGTTCGGAGATCATTGTTGACTGTTTCAAGTGTATCAAACTTCAAACAAatcatttaaagatattttgtagtatatttaatctataaaaaagcAGTGATGGCTAAAAAGCagtgatggctcagtggtgagaacctcggacttcaaaatccataagtcggggttcgagaccgggcgagcgtgcaggaaataaattgatttttcaatttatctgcgcatgtggataacatcaccactgcttaaacggtgaaggaaaacatcgtgaggaaaccggcatgtccaagaattaaaagttcgacgacatgtgacatctgccaacccgcacttggccagcgtggtggattatggcctgaaccctcataggaggcctgtgtcccagcagtgggaacatatatgggctgatgatgatgatgatgatgatatttaatcttgataatcatatttatattaggaaTTTTCTGTTTCCACAGCGTAGCAGCTCTAGgatagaagaaataaaaaaaatagtctatTTACAGAGATTTACTTTTCTTtgcaaaagaaaataacataattaaagtttttctaATTATCCTTGGCAAAAGCGAAGCTTGTTGATATCATCCGTTTtctataaagatatattattaaacacattttaagaCTAAACCAATTCAAAGATGTGACAGACGACCAATGACAGATCAATAACAATCACAGACTAAAAATCCTCCACCCAAATTTGAAATGAGAACATAATTTGAACACAGCCGGCAATAACGTTACAAACGTATCCGTTATTAACGTTAATTTATAACGTATCGCCGGTATTTCGCACCTAACCGTGGACATAACCGATTGTCGTTAAATCTCACACTAGCGTTGGTTTACGATTATGCGACGATCCAGCGCAATGACAACGGTCGTGTTGTTTACGAGATAGGGGGCGTCAGACGCACCTGATTAACAGTATCTATCGCATGTGGCATTGTCGTaaatttttgacaaaaatGTACGATACAACGGGGTCCGTATCGAGTATGTATCTAGACCCCCTTGGAGGTTTCGATCATCAATATGgctacaaaatattcaatggtTTGTCAGAAcgaaattcttttttttttttttgtaaacgtCAAATCGAAAAACTTTCGCACAATCgtaaatctaaatttattatcttttctgACCTTGccttttatattcaatgatGAAAGTTGTTACAATCTGAGAGGATTTTCTCTTCCGACCCGTTGATAAATTCTGATAATGattaaacgaaaaatatttaagtgtattattttataaattgcatcgtgtgtacaaaattaaaacaaagacaagaattaaatatgaaaatggtTAATGCATTACTTAAGGTTCAGCTTGAAGTTATAAGTTATACCCGTCTTTAACATAGTCAtgacaattttatgtattatctgtgacattgacattgtatattttttaccgTAGATAATGGTTGGGACAACGGTCCAGCGATGGCTGATatctaaaaaaagaaatttctgGGTTGTACAATCTTTGTACATACTTTATGACAGTAGGTACACAAACAAACTTCTTTTatagtgaaattaaatatctatataattaatatattaattggatCATAATTTACTCATAATGTACTTTAACATACAGAATAATACAGAACACGaaactaaactaaacaaaTATGACCTTAGTAAATCTTAGTTATTTACTATGGTATGGCTACAGATAAGAGGCCtgtcttttttaaaaatatgctaaTAATTTTGATAGCTTTATTGATATGACGAAGTTGATAATGTTACTCTATTCGTCAaaaaccataaataaatatgttagaTATCATTTGAATAACATCATTCGTAATATAATCTTTCCATTCCATCCATTCAATTTGAAGACAAACAACTCAACATGTTTATCCAGAGTTAATTCCAAGAACccaacaattattttgtatgatgaaaagctttaaatatttcttactcAATACAAAAgacgataaaattaaactgaaaaaGCACAACAGTCGAGtcaacaaattttatgttgGCATGTCGTAAAACAATGAAACTATCCGAGAGTCCGCTCAGCAAATCTCCATAAATATCAACCGTCTGCGACGTTGTCAACCGGGCACCCTAATTTACTGCTAGTAATTAGGACTTTGCACTTTGCGAAAGCGATTTGCATCGATCGCTCTGACATTCGAATTATTATCTTACTCGGCAGCTAGCTAAGAATGCGTTAGACTTATATTCAAAGAGTACATTAATCCTAAATTGTCATACGTTTACGTTTTCTGTaaactaaattattgaaacagacgagtattgttttgttttcatattttattgattttcttaAAGTACAATTACAAgccatatattatttatttaactaatacCACTAATGCTAAATAGTTACTACTTGCGTCGTTAAAATTTTGACATTTCTTATCAAGggaaagatttattatttaagaaatgtcAAGAAGCTTAAACTTCTCCAATTTGAAAACTGAATCATCATCAGAAAACGagtcacagaataataagtcaAGTCATAAGTGCTTACCAATCTGacactatttattaaagcGCCATCTGTTGCATTTATTGCatagttttattacatataccaAATAGATATACAATACCAAATAGACATGTCTTCGGTATGATGTTagtttctgtttgttttaagAGATGGCAGAAAAAGAACAGAATTAGTTTAGTCATGttattaaacaacaaaataaagaaaatttaaaaatttcatattcattgtgtaaaaaaattaaaattaaaatcggtaGTAAAATAAGTGAAACCGATAAAttcgatatttataaaatctacactaaccaataattattaaaaataacagaacGTGACCATACTTTCGCGCCTTTATTTGACAATCAAATTGATGACATTCACTATTTACGTTTTATCctttttgtaacttttttattttatttgtagtttgTAAGTTTTAGCAAATTTTCACAAGTCCTTGATGTATTGAAATGCCACCTTCgcttatatttaatacctaGTACCTATAATGGACCCCTACGAAATTGAATTCATAGGAGAAAATAGAATCATAAGTATAATTCCAAACTTCTCTTacgacaaaatatatttaattagcgGAGAATTTGGACCATTTCGAGCGGGTTTACCCATGAACGTCCCATTATGGTTAGCtgtaatgttaaaacaaaaacagaaaTGTAGGATAGTCCCACCAGAATGGATGGACATGgacaatttagaaaatattaaggaGGAAGAAAAGAAGTCCAGGTTaacaataaacttattaataaagtaaaatgtaaaaaaattgacattttatCATTTGGTCTTCATATTGGCAAAAAGATGTTccttaaataaatctaaatctaAGAACTTCTTTATTAACCAATtctcattttcattttcaggTTCTTTACCAAAATGCCTAATGAACATTACATGGTTGAAGCAAAACTTATACTAGGCGCGGCCTTGGAAGATGTACCAAATGCTGcggaaataaaaacaataatcaaaGATATTTGGGACATTAGAATGTCCAAGTTACGGACATCTATGGATGCTTTGATGAAGTCTGGAGGCTCTTATGGTAGATTGGATCATCTTACCATGATGGAAATCAATTCAGTCAAACCTCTTTTACCATCAGCAATGGATGAGCTGTTGAGAATTCAAATGGtaagtttgtatttaaataaatgatacagtatcaattatataggtatgtcatataggtacataacacatacaaaattttgacgaaaaaaatatgactGACTGACAGAACTGCTACATGGTAAAGAATATGATAATGTAAGTGAACTaattcaacataatatttaataatgtcaaCGTTATTTCGTAATTCCTTTGCTTTGCTCTCTGTTGCAATAGGTTATAGGATAATTCATACTTGCTTATAAGGTATAGAATGGATTATTTGATTTGCCTTAACTTTATCTATGACTATAATAAgatgtttaaaattcattccCTGTGATATAGTGAGCAATGTCATAACTCtttcattgtaaattaaattttgtaggCAAAATAAGTGTGgatattattgcaattaattagatttttaaatttatttcagatgtCCAAAAAATCAACTCCCTCAACATTAAACAGTTCAACATTCAGTCAATCGGGGACCTCCCAGAACATTTGAAACTAAAATTCTTGTGGAGGcaaaaatggaaaattaataataagaacaTTACAAACACCTGGTGTAAATAGAAAGTCATTCTGTATTTGTGATATAAGgctgagtttgtttgtttagaagAGCTCATCTCattaaccgatttcaaaaggTCTTCCATCATTTGATATGCACTAGTTTGTGATACCAgagtcttatatataaaattctcgtttcACAATGTTATTTACCTTATTCCTCCGAAATAGGTGGaccgattcaaatgaaattttgtatgcatattgggtagatctgagaatcagccaacatctattccttataactataaatgatagaataaggcagaacagcgttttccgggtcagctagtagtGTTATATATGTCATGTACCACTACTAGTGATCATGTTATAAAGTTTTGCTATATTCTTACAGAATGTCATTCAATTTGGTCACATTGATTtaacaaatgtatttacataagagtgtattgtaaaatttcaactacaatcaataatatatttaaagaagtaGCTAAAAGAACAGCCACTATTAgccaacaaaataaaaatagaaaaaaaaattctctaaTCATTGGATATAACAATGTAATCATTCCcttaataagttaataaatgaagagaagaaataagaattattgCCCATATATAAGCATAGTTTctcatcattaaaataaaataatctacagaggcgtttttgtatttttttctataaaattaaatttgtaacattGTTATCTATACCACAACAAATTAgcatatacataatttgtttttcagtGCAGTTTACCATATACTTATTGTAAACACACTTAACTTATGTAGTCTCTTGAGATGACAATTCAAATATACCTTTTGCAATCTCAAACCTAGAAAAGTTGTATGATTGAAGTCTGGATCAGAGTAATTagctaaaattttaaacattataatcacAAATCAGATAAAAGTAACtcgcttattatttttattatcaaacatTTGATGGTAACTTCATTGAAAGATCCATCCATTTTAGgacaaaatctatatataaaattctcgtgtcacagttttcgttgccatactcctccgaaacggcttgaccgattcctctgaaatttggtaagcatattgggtaggtctgagaatcggccaacatctattttttatcccgatattcctacgggatacggacttacgcgggtgaaaccgcggggcgcagctagttactctataatattttttgctaattacatttattgtggAGTAAGATAAATTATGCCTTTGTGTTTGTGCacgagaaaaatatattttgaatataattttgtaaatttgtaaataaagtattttcttaatcttttttattttatttcatgccCTTGCTTGTTCTTCAATATTTCATACGCctaagttattaataatcataGTACTCAGTCTACTTGAAGTCAATTTGAAATGAGTCAACTTTTAAAGAACATTGGTTCTCAGCTTTTATGATATACTGCCTTACCCCATATTCGCcgtggtaaataaataattatagtttaaaaaaacacgcttattccaaattgaactaaaaactagaaaataatttttgatggcAAAGAGTTTAATGTAACTGTAGTTGCAGATGAAACAATCATAATGAATCacctcaaaacaaaattataatataatttatgttattaaaacaatgattCAATTCAGAGTAAAAAGCGTGGGGTGCATTTTACTGTAGTTCATAACTAACCTCTCATAGACAGTTACCAATaatgattgtaatatttaaaaatattaactcatACTTTATCTTTCTCCCCCCTAGCTTTATCTTTCTCTCTCTTCTACAAAGGATCTgcaaaagaatttattaatcctGGCAAATCCATTATGGATAATGGGaaactgttattaaattattgcattgtcatCGGTCTTTGATACGGAtgcaaagttttaaattaatcagaCTTCtggaaatttatgaaaattgattccattacatacatagatacaggccaagctaataaaagcgtgttaaaatacAGCCCTCACGCGTCATATAATTAGCCAACGATGTAGCTTGGCTGGCTATTGCTaagctaaaatatttttaaagggattaattaaaagaagtattttaaggaaaaaatatatttttcacctTATAAACTATCATGTACATACATTATGAATGCGTAAACGCAACTTATagctaattaaaaactaaatttgttAGTCTCATTGTCATTATTCATAAGGTACTTAAAATCTAAGCTAGGTTATCTAAAAGATCTAAATCTCTAGATTGAAACCTAAACTTATCGTAAGACATTGGCATTGATCTGAATGAAAAAACActcgtaaaaacaaaaatgtaaatcgCACCGCCGGAAATTATGCTGTCCTTTTCACGATTACTGGTTTCATTGAGTTAGAGTAGGACAGCATGACTTCAAGCTTGCTTACACGCTTCGTAAGAAATACGTCTTTAATACTTAGACTATAGaggaatacaaaatattatgttgtcacgacatattataatatcgttCTTACAATAATGCTCTGGAATGTAACATTACGGTTGAgattaattttcaatcaagCAAGCGTTCTCTAGAGATCCAAagtataatttagaaaatgatTTTGCGACACTTAGAAAATAAACGAGATTATATTTGACACAAacgcttacaaataaaataaaagttaacgACTTGGCCGTCTTTTATTTGCGTTGAATAACTTTGCTCTACTTAATGTACAACATCTTTTTTCTCACGCAAAGTTATCAAAACACTTTGGTCTAGCTCCAGCTTGTTAAACACACAAATacgagattttattttatttctttatatttacaatacaattcgAAGATGTCAATctgtatatacaataaatatatattttgataaattatgcaaataagaattatatatacaaagatCTGCCGAATAACAAACCTAAACGTGTCTCAaaggtaatattaatatatgtttaaataattctagttcatacatttttcaaaacgccttttttaatctgtacaAGGCGACCAAAAATGTCTTACGAACAAACGGTTGCAACACATTACACACGATTTTTGCAGGatactataaaaatgtgtgtattataaaaatatatggcaCAAGATATTGgtgtagaaatattttaagccGATTTACTTTGAAACAAGCTCAGTTTGTTACGTTCTTCCGTCGGCAATGAAATTCAAGAGATCTTCAGTGAAAGGATAACAATGCAGCGAACGCGCTCTTAACTAAGTATTTACAGCTACCAATTAGTCAAAGGAAATCGggaatagaaattttaaacaagCTCAATAACTTGCCAGTACAACTATCCGAACGGATCTATATCTAGCTATGTACACATTACATCTAtgacttttaaattatctaatacTAAATAACAGTGACTATTTTGGTTTACACGGCGACTATTTTGCTCGGGTCGACTTTGACCCTGAGGAAGAGGACGTCATCTTTGACGAAATTCCTTTTTTTGAGCATTTCGTGCGAGACGAACCTGGGGAAGCCGAAACCTAACGCATCAGGTTCCTTGGAGGGTCGTTGGAAGTTCTTCCACGTGGGGTCTGGGACGAAGCTCTCGACGATATTGCATGCTCTGTCTGGCGTGGAGCTTTGGTCGAATAGTGTGAAAGAGACGGTGTGAGCGAACGGCCAACGAAGCAAAGCGTCGTATTCGCCGGGCAAGATTTTGATGTAAACCGACATATGCGTAGATTCGCCGGCACCGTTGCCGTTTAAAAATAGCGACGCCTGAAACAacagaagaaaataaataaataaaatgttataattatatgtctTTTATcgactataatattaaaaacaagttaaacctcgtaaaaatacataacagtGAATTTTGATATAGCAGTGAAGTAAAAAGCAAAAGTATAATTAGAAATCGAAATATCTCGACTTGTCGAGttagttatttgtttaaaattgtatattccGTCATTCGACAAATTTACACGACATAAATTGATTTGCACAAGTACATTTCCAcatcattaattatacaaaataaaaagtatacgcCGGCGTAGTGACGTGACTAAGCGTCACCGATTTAGTTCTACTACAGCCAGTGGGTTAGTCACACGATATTATTCATTGGTATAAATAACTGCTCCCtttgtttacaaacaaacaaagcgAACTGTCATAATGtgttacaacaaaataaaatcgtagTTATTATTAGCAGTTTGGTGTTTATGACAAATCGACATTGTTTTAATGATGTCAATATAATTAAGGGGCTTTTTGTTCTCAGATATTGTTCATTATTCACATTAAAACCCAACGAGTGTAATCACATTGTCAGTATTACTTAAAATTCactcaatgaaataaattattaagtttcAAGCGGCTTATAAAAGCGatctttatgttttaatataaacgatGACTCTTAATGACGCTCACCTGCAATTTATATCCATACTGGCTCGTGTAAAACGCAGGGGAAATTAATTCTACGCCTTCCTTGCACTTGGCCTCTGCCATTTTGGCGGCAAAGTCCGTGACCCTCCACACAAGGGCTCCAGATTGGTTGAGAGCGAGTCTTGCCAGAGCAGAACGCAGTGCTTCTAGCTGCCGCGCCTGGCGCGTGGCCACTCCGCATACGAGCGCGAGGTGCGCTTGACAGCTCTCTTCTGTGTGACGGTCGAGGGCTTGGCGCGTGCCCTGCAAATATGTTAGTGTGAGTATCCGAGTTTGTGGCGGTgctctttttttgaaaatttttattatttataatttattttttggcgaCACTGACTGAAATTGGCCGGAATCAGCTTTAATTTTAACGTCATCTAAAAAAGAACGTCGAATCTTGCatctataatacaaatttttatgctCATTCTCtatgtaatacttttttataaactcgTACATGTATTATTATCACATCGTGTTTCTagcctaattaaaaaaatatatattaataccaatttctattttaaaactacacgaATAGACCCATTTTACCAAGAACAAAATTGgacaataagtaaataaatctatagCTACTTAAATACAACTAACAAGTGTCTGCGATTGTCTACATCATAGTGGTTAAAAgctattcttatattatattccagTAGTTTAAGATGTGCATTGTTATCAGTCACTCAGCCACCgtatattaaagatatatttatattttgcatcTCACCTTAAACCGGCAGCCCGCGTCCCTGTAGGCGCAGggcagcgcggcggcggcgcagTGCTCCCGCAGGTGCGCGTCGAGCTCGTCGCGCGCGGGCGCCGCGGCGCAGCGCTGCGGGCACGGCACCGGCGCGCGCGCGCAAGTCGCGCCGTGCGCGCTCACCGTGTCCTGTAACATAAATGGCGATTATAATTttcgacttaaaaaaaatattttattacatattttataatacgttattatgttttagatacatttaatttcgactgggtgaacctcatttttttattttatggctGATACCTCTTGTGtggtttcattaaaatttggtttGGTACTTTAAGTATTATACACATAGTTAGTTAATTACTTTAGAATACCTACTACTAATTAATttgctaataattaatttgcagTTTAAATTTGTCAAACTTCCTGTTTTTGAAcgattctatatatttattacaggaCATGTCCGATGTTTTCAgacaatttcaaaacataatattttcacgACTGTTTGACTGTTCTTTCATCTTTAAAAAGAAGCAGTATTACCAAGCAGTTTAAGCTGATTGAATATTTATCGAACCTATCGTACGGGATATTGAATCTTGGGAATTTGAGGTATTGGATGTGTTGCTATGACAACAGATGTCATGAAATAGCTTCAAACACACCTGCGTGTAGCGTTGGCCGCAGTGCCGGCAGGGCACGAGCCGCTTGCTGCAGTGCTGTTGCACGTGCTGCTGCGTGTGCCGCCGCTGCACTTTCGCGCCGCACTTGTTCTCGCAGTACACCGGCTCGTGGCCACAGTTGCCGCTGTGCTCCTGGAATTCGGGATAAACTATTAATGAGGGATAGTACTGAGAGGCCTATTCGGCACTCTGAACGATGATTATATTGAGCCTTACGGGCAAAAACGAATATCTTCCTGTTGTGAAAGTTGAAGTAACAACCCTTAATGACTGTATACATTAAGTTTTAGATATGATTATATACTTTAGGTTagtgtatgttatatttcattgcgtggttatattatgtatgttattattaatttagtgtattattttatccttaAAGTACTGCTCCACAATCCCACGTGACAAGACACCGCGATTAACCCCACCACATAATTCTTTACCAGATGCTTTGAAACTCAACCAACTCGGCTTATTTctctatttttttacttagtatatttttatttatactataaatcaaaatatgcaCCTCCAAAGCACTCCCGGAGAACTCCTTTCCACAATGCTCGCAGTTGGCCCTGCGCCGCGGGCAGGTGTACCGCAGGTGGTCCTGCATCAGCACGCGAGGTATCATGGCTCCACACTGCG encodes the following:
- the LOC119834760 gene encoding TNF receptor-associated factor 4 isoform X1 → MVRSLSQWTKTLSFPSRLSPNRTSKESVVNVQPSSPGVSPTPSASSLPQGSEKTISPIPITEISQIIYPDPESEKAIMGSVVYCIHHKEGCQWSDELRKLKAHLNTCKHDAVLCAAQCGAMIPRVLMQDHLRYTCPRRRANCEHCGKEFSGSALEEHSGNCGHEPVYCENKCGAKVQRRHTQQHVQQHCSKRLVPCRHCGQRYTQDTVSAHGATCARAPVPCPQRCAAAPARDELDAHLREHCAAAALPCAYRDAGCRFKGTRQALDRHTEESCQAHLALVCGVATRQARQLEALRSALARLALNQSGALVWRVTDFAAKMAEAKCKEGVELISPAFYTSQYGYKLQASLFLNGNGAGESTHMSVYIKILPGEYDALLRWPFAHTVSFTLFDQSSTPDRACNIVESFVPDPTWKNFQRPSKEPDALGFGFPRFVSHEMLKKRNFVKDDVLFLRVKVDPSKIVAV
- the LOC119835016 gene encoding probable DNA replication complex GINS protein PSF2, producing the protein MDPYEIEFIGENRIISIIPNFSYDKIYLISGEFGPFRAGLPMNVPLWLAVMLKQKQKCRIVPPEWMDMDNLENIKEEEKKSRFFTKMPNEHYMVEAKLILGAALEDVPNAAEIKTIIKDIWDIRMSKLRTSMDALMKSGGSYGRLDHLTMMEINSVKPLLPSAMDELLRIQMMSKKSTPSTLNSSTFSQSGTSQNI
- the LOC119834760 gene encoding TNF receptor-associated factor 4 isoform X2, whose translation is MTPVGLLFKVNSEGLFTSPVNASPVDYAKIYPDPESEKAIMGSVVYCIHHKEGCQWSDELRKLKAHLNTCKHDAVLCAAQCGAMIPRVLMQDHLRYTCPRRRANCEHCGKEFSGSALEEHSGNCGHEPVYCENKCGAKVQRRHTQQHVQQHCSKRLVPCRHCGQRYTQDTVSAHGATCARAPVPCPQRCAAAPARDELDAHLREHCAAAALPCAYRDAGCRFKGTRQALDRHTEESCQAHLALVCGVATRQARQLEALRSALARLALNQSGALVWRVTDFAAKMAEAKCKEGVELISPAFYTSQYGYKLQASLFLNGNGAGESTHMSVYIKILPGEYDALLRWPFAHTVSFTLFDQSSTPDRACNIVESFVPDPTWKNFQRPSKEPDALGFGFPRFVSHEMLKKRNFVKDDVLFLRVKVDPSKIVAV
- the LOC119834760 gene encoding TNF receptor-associated factor 4 isoform X3, encoding MCSIFERTIYPDPESEKAIMGSVVYCIHHKEGCQWSDELRKLKAHLNTCKHDAVLCAAQCGAMIPRVLMQDHLRYTCPRRRANCEHCGKEFSGSALEEHSGNCGHEPVYCENKCGAKVQRRHTQQHVQQHCSKRLVPCRHCGQRYTQDTVSAHGATCARAPVPCPQRCAAAPARDELDAHLREHCAAAALPCAYRDAGCRFKGTRQALDRHTEESCQAHLALVCGVATRQARQLEALRSALARLALNQSGALVWRVTDFAAKMAEAKCKEGVELISPAFYTSQYGYKLQASLFLNGNGAGESTHMSVYIKILPGEYDALLRWPFAHTVSFTLFDQSSTPDRACNIVESFVPDPTWKNFQRPSKEPDALGFGFPRFVSHEMLKKRNFVKDDVLFLRVKVDPSKIVAV